One window from the genome of Sesamum indicum cultivar Zhongzhi No. 13 linkage group LG15, S_indicum_v1.0, whole genome shotgun sequence encodes:
- the LOC105177255 gene encoding pentatricopeptide repeat-containing protein At2g36730 isoform X2, which translates to MVRFQLPVLSEIHPPKPLFYNSNSETLRRCVSLLSSVSSPNQLLQIHAQLIVSGHHRNSYITDKIVQFCTSDSLRKKHSIDLINHGRYAVKLSGNLETFSWNNVIRAYATSHFDSQREALSVFLDMRRLGVGPNEHTFPFLFKACASLLGLNEGRQIHGDVVKHGFLSNVYVQNTLIHLYGSCKKVLDSYKVFDEMTYRTVVSWNSIISANVECSWFYDSVELFVKMRDSGFEPDETTMVIVLSACAELGNLSLGKWIHSQVLEKGMVVNCQLGTALVDMYGKCGDVNYANLVFNRMVYRNVWTWSAMILGFAQHGAARYALDLFKEMRNYSIKPNHVTFLGVLCACSHAGLVEDGKRYFEEMEQVHGIKPMMVHFGAMVDILGRAGRLQEAYAFVMNMPIEADGIVWRALLSACSIHDVNDYSRVGEKVRQRLIELEPKRSGNFVMLANNYSEVGLWEKAADLRSRMRERGLKKIAGESCLELGLSSSCY; encoded by the exons ATGGTCAGATTTCAGCTTCCAGTGCTCTCTGAGATTCACCCGCCAAAGCCATTGTTCTATAATTCAAACTCCGAAACACTGCGTCGATGTGTGTCTCTCTTAAGCTCTGTTTCTTCGCCAAACCAACTTCTCCAGATTCATGCCCAGCTCATAGTATCTGGCCACCATCGCAATTCCTATATTACAGACAAAATCGTCCAGTTTTGCACTTCGGATTCACTTAGGAAGAAACATTCAATTGATTTGATAAATCACGGCCGTTATGCTGTTAAATTGTCTGGAAACTTAGAAACCTTTTCATGGAACAATGTGATAAGGGCCTATGCCACTTCTCATTTTGACTCGCAAAGAGAAGCGCTATCAGTTTTTCTTGATATGCGGCGTCTGGGAGTTGGACCCAATGAGCATACTTTCCCTTTCCTCTTCAAGGCGTGCGCTTCACTTTTGGGCTTAAACGAGGGGCGACAGATTCATGGGGATGTAGTGAAGCATGGTTTCCTTTCCAATGTGTATGTTCAGAATACTCTTATTCACTTGTACGGATCGTGTAAGAAGGTCTTGGATTCATACAAAGTGTTCGATGAAATGACGTATAGAACTGTTGTTTCCTGGAACTCAATAATATCGGCAAATGTAGAATGTTCTTGGTTTTATGATTCGGTTGAGCTTTTCGTTAAAATGAGGGACAGTGGGTTTGAGCCAGATGAGACTACGATGGTGATTGTGCTTTCTGCTTGTGCTGAGCTTGGTAACTTGAGCCTCGGAAAGTGGATCCATTCTCAAGTGCTTGAGAAGGGTATGGTTGTGAATTGTCAGTTGGGTACTGCTCTTGTTGACATGTATGGGAAATGTGGAGATGTTAATTATGCTAACTTAGTATTTAATAGGATGGTTTACAGAAATGTGTGGACTTGGAGCGCTATGATTCTTGGGTTTGCACAGCATGGTGCTGCTAGATATGCTCTTGACCTGTTTAAAGAGATGAGAAATTATTCAATCAAGCCTAACCACGTCACTTTTCTTGGCGTTCTTTGTGCTTGTAGCCATGCTGGTCTGGTAGAGGATGGGAAACGTTATTTTGAGGAGATGGAGCAAGTGCATGGCATCAAGCCCATGATGGTACATTTTGGTGCTATGGTTGATATCTTGGGCCGGGCTGGTCGTCTTCAAGAAGCATATGCTTTTGTAATGAACATGCCAATTGAGGCTGATGGCATTGTTTGGAGAGCATTGCTCAGTGCTTGCAGTATCCATGATGTTAATGACTACTCTAGGGTGGGTGAGAAGGTAAGGCAGAGGCTAATAGAACTAGAACCAAAGAGAAGCGGAAACTTTGTGATGCTTGCAAACAATTATTCTGAAGTGGGACTGTGGGAGAAAGCAGCAGACTTGAGGAGcagaatgagagagagaggcttAAAGAAGATAGCTGGAGAGAGTTGTCTAGAGCTAG GTCTTTCATCTTCATGCTATTAG
- the LOC105177255 gene encoding pentatricopeptide repeat-containing protein At2g36730 isoform X1 translates to MVRFQLPVLSEIHPPKPLFYNSNSETLRRCVSLLSSVSSPNQLLQIHAQLIVSGHHRNSYITDKIVQFCTSDSLRKKHSIDLINHGRYAVKLSGNLETFSWNNVIRAYATSHFDSQREALSVFLDMRRLGVGPNEHTFPFLFKACASLLGLNEGRQIHGDVVKHGFLSNVYVQNTLIHLYGSCKKVLDSYKVFDEMTYRTVVSWNSIISANVECSWFYDSVELFVKMRDSGFEPDETTMVIVLSACAELGNLSLGKWIHSQVLEKGMVVNCQLGTALVDMYGKCGDVNYANLVFNRMVYRNVWTWSAMILGFAQHGAARYALDLFKEMRNYSIKPNHVTFLGVLCACSHAGLVEDGKRYFEEMEQVHGIKPMMVHFGAMVDILGRAGRLQEAYAFVMNMPIEADGIVWRALLSACSIHDVNDYSRVGEKVRQRLIELEPKRSGNFVMLANNYSEVGLWEKAADLRSRMRERGLKKIAGESCLELGGSIFRFFSGDSSSIHCADIFLLLNTLNLHAKMIKYG, encoded by the coding sequence ATGGTCAGATTTCAGCTTCCAGTGCTCTCTGAGATTCACCCGCCAAAGCCATTGTTCTATAATTCAAACTCCGAAACACTGCGTCGATGTGTGTCTCTCTTAAGCTCTGTTTCTTCGCCAAACCAACTTCTCCAGATTCATGCCCAGCTCATAGTATCTGGCCACCATCGCAATTCCTATATTACAGACAAAATCGTCCAGTTTTGCACTTCGGATTCACTTAGGAAGAAACATTCAATTGATTTGATAAATCACGGCCGTTATGCTGTTAAATTGTCTGGAAACTTAGAAACCTTTTCATGGAACAATGTGATAAGGGCCTATGCCACTTCTCATTTTGACTCGCAAAGAGAAGCGCTATCAGTTTTTCTTGATATGCGGCGTCTGGGAGTTGGACCCAATGAGCATACTTTCCCTTTCCTCTTCAAGGCGTGCGCTTCACTTTTGGGCTTAAACGAGGGGCGACAGATTCATGGGGATGTAGTGAAGCATGGTTTCCTTTCCAATGTGTATGTTCAGAATACTCTTATTCACTTGTACGGATCGTGTAAGAAGGTCTTGGATTCATACAAAGTGTTCGATGAAATGACGTATAGAACTGTTGTTTCCTGGAACTCAATAATATCGGCAAATGTAGAATGTTCTTGGTTTTATGATTCGGTTGAGCTTTTCGTTAAAATGAGGGACAGTGGGTTTGAGCCAGATGAGACTACGATGGTGATTGTGCTTTCTGCTTGTGCTGAGCTTGGTAACTTGAGCCTCGGAAAGTGGATCCATTCTCAAGTGCTTGAGAAGGGTATGGTTGTGAATTGTCAGTTGGGTACTGCTCTTGTTGACATGTATGGGAAATGTGGAGATGTTAATTATGCTAACTTAGTATTTAATAGGATGGTTTACAGAAATGTGTGGACTTGGAGCGCTATGATTCTTGGGTTTGCACAGCATGGTGCTGCTAGATATGCTCTTGACCTGTTTAAAGAGATGAGAAATTATTCAATCAAGCCTAACCACGTCACTTTTCTTGGCGTTCTTTGTGCTTGTAGCCATGCTGGTCTGGTAGAGGATGGGAAACGTTATTTTGAGGAGATGGAGCAAGTGCATGGCATCAAGCCCATGATGGTACATTTTGGTGCTATGGTTGATATCTTGGGCCGGGCTGGTCGTCTTCAAGAAGCATATGCTTTTGTAATGAACATGCCAATTGAGGCTGATGGCATTGTTTGGAGAGCATTGCTCAGTGCTTGCAGTATCCATGATGTTAATGACTACTCTAGGGTGGGTGAGAAGGTAAGGCAGAGGCTAATAGAACTAGAACCAAAGAGAAGCGGAAACTTTGTGATGCTTGCAAACAATTATTCTGAAGTGGGACTGTGGGAGAAAGCAGCAGACTTGAGGAGcagaatgagagagagaggcttAAAGAAGATAGCTGGAGAGAGTTGTCTAGAGCTAGGTGGGTCTATCTTTAGATTCTTTTCTGGAGATTCTTCTTCTATTCATTGTGCGGATATCTTCCTGTTACTAAATACACTGAATTTGCACGCGAAGATGATAAAATATGGATGa
- the LOC105177257 gene encoding granule-bound starch synthase 2, chloroplastic/amyloplastic isoform X2, whose protein sequence is MASTGSFPTGVDGSALLNIANRRQHVIPILAFRPRKHVEVGGISDCNSAGFSRDLTLNLCSRLSQCCGRNGRRRRWTTQLVEATGEAAEGGESGDESDSLQATIDKSMSQVLAMQKDLLQQISERKKLVSSIKNSIIDQEGSKQRYLESDVPISIVDAAASKELGKDLPGNGTSFAARPQQHLEATTSGDVQSEKVPSMPLKFSMTPNLEPSSSNGSYNMESKNTTEVRISDTKTSMEEDSNKKLKDTTVKTAILSDRPSCAEDEKHEDVKESSSVDANAELDDPSNEDVKPPPLAGVNVMNIILVAAECAPWSKTGGLGDVAGALPKALARRGHRVMVVAPRYSNYPEAQDSGVRKRYKVDGQDMEVNYFQAYIDGVDFVFIDSPIFQHIEKNIYGGNRVDILKRMILFCKAAIEVPWYVPCGGVCYGDGNLVFIANDWHTALLPVYLKAYYQDNGLMKYTRSVLVIHNIAHQGRGPLDDFSYVDLPPHYLDLFKLYDPVGGDHFNIFAAGLKTADRVVTVSHGYAWELKTSEGGWGLHEIINENDWKLRGIVNGIDTEDWSPELDVHLQSDGYVNYSLDTLQSGKPQCKAALQKELGLPVRADVPLIGFIGRLDQQKGVDLIAEAVPWMMGQDVQLVMLGTGRPDLEQMLRQFEGQYNDKVRGWVGFSVKTAHRITAGADILLMPSRFEPCGLNQLYAMRYGTIPVVHAVGGLRDTVQPFNPFEESGLGWTFARADGNELMHALGNCLLTYHQYKESWEGLQKRGMLQDLSWDSAAQNYEEVLVAAKYQW, encoded by the exons ATGGCTTCAACAGGATCCTTCCCCACTGGAGTCGACGGTTCTGCACTCCTTAACATTGCGAATCGTCGTCAACACGTGATTCCTATACTTGCATTCCGGCCAAGAAAGCATGTAGAGGTTGGGGGTATTAGTGATTGTAATTCAGCTGGGTTTTCGAGAGATTTGACTTTGAATCTTTGTAGCCGATTATCTCAGTGCTGTGGACGCAATGGCAGACGACGCAGGTGGACGACCCAGCTTGTAGAAGCCACGGGGGAGGCAGCTGAGGGAGGTGAAAGTGGTGATGAGTCAGATTCTTTACAGGCCACAATTGACAAGAGCATGAGCCAGGTTCTTGCGATGCAAAAAGACCTTTTACAACAG ATTTCTGAAAGGAAGAAATTGGTCTCATCAATAAAGAATAGCATAATTGATCAAGAAGGCAGTAAGCAGCGATATCTGGAGAGTGATGTCCCTATTTCCATTGTTGATGCTGCTGCATCTAAAG AACTTGGAAAAGACCTTCCTGGCAATGGAACTTCCTTTGCTGCCCGTCCCCAACAACACTTGGAAGCCACTACCTCTGGAGATGTTCAATCTGAGAAAGTGCCTTCTATGCCTTTGAAATTCTCTATGACACCCAATCTAGAGCCTTCTTCAAGTAATGGTTCGTACAACATGGAATCAAAGAACACTACGGAGGTCAGAATATCTGATACAAAGACTTCCATGGAAGAAGATTCAAACAAAAAGCTGAAGGATACTACTGTAAAGACAGCCATTCTATCTGATAGACCATCATGTGCGGAAGATGAAAAGCATGAAGATGTGAAGGAGTCAAGTTCAGTAGATGCAAATGCTGAACTTGATGATCCCTCAAATGAAGACGTGAAACCCCCTCCACTGGCTGGGGTCAACGTTATGAACATAATATTGGTTGCTGCTGAATGTGCTCCTTGGTCTAAAACAG GTGGGCTTGGAGATGTTGCTGGAGCATTACCTAAGGCGTTGGCTAGGCGTGGACACAGAGTCatg GTTGTTGCACCTCGGTACAGTAATTATCCAGAAGCTCAAGATTCAGGGGTTAGGAAGAGATATAAAGTGGATGGTCAG GatatggaggtaaattacttccaGGCCTACATTGATGGTgtagattttgtttttattgataGCCCCATTTTTCAGCATATAGAGAAGAATATATATGGAGGAAATCGGGTG GACATTCTAAAACGCATGATTTTATTCTGCAAAGCTGCTATAGAG GTTCCTTGGTATGTTCCATGTGGTGGGGTCTGCTATGGAGACGGAAATTTAGTTTTCATTGCAAATGATTGGCACACTGCCTTACTGCCAGTCTACCTTAAGGCATATTATCAGGATAATGGGTTAATGAAATATACAAGATCAGTCCTTGTGATCCATAATATAGCTCATCAG GGTCGTGGTCCTCTGGATGATTTTTCCTACGTTGATCTTCCACCACACTACTTGGACCTTTTTAAGTTGTATGATCCAGTTGGAGGAGACCACTTCAACATCTTTGCTGCAGGTTTAAAGACTGCTGATCGAGTTGTTACTGTTAGTCATGGATATGCTTGGGAGCTAAAAACTTCTGAAGGCGGTTGGGGTCTACATGAAATCATAAATGAGAATGATTGGAAACTACGTGGAATTGTCAATGGGATTGATACAGAGGATTGGAGCCCTGAGTTAGACGTTCACCTGCAATCTGATGGGTATGTTAATTACTCCCTAGACACCCTGCAGTCGGGCAAACCCCAGTGCAAGGCAGCACTCCAAAAGGAGCTTGGCTTGCCTGTACGTGCCGATGTTCCATTGATTGGTTTCATTGGAAGACTCGATCAACAAAAGGGTGTTGATCTGATAGCTGAAGCGGTCCCCTGGATGATGGGCCAGGATGTGCAATTGGTCATGCTGGGCACAGGCAGGCCCGACCTTGAACAGATGCTTAGGCAGTTCGAGGGACAGTACAATGACAAAGTCAGAGGATGGGTAGGTTTTTCTGTGAAGACAGCTCATCGGATAACCGCTGGTGCAGATATACTTCTGATGCCATCAAGGTTTGAGCCTTGTGGGTTGAATCAGCTCTATGCAATGCGTTATGGAACAATTCCAGTTGTCCATGCTGTGGGTGGACTAAGAGATACCGTGCAGCCCTTTAACCCTTTTGAAGAATCAGGCCTTGGATGGACATTTGCCAGAGCAGACGGGAATGAACTGATGCATGCTCTTGGGAACTGCCTATTGACTTATCATCAATACAAAGAGAGTTGGGAGGGGCTCCAGAAACGAGGTATGCTGCAGGACCTAAGTTGGGATAGTGCTGCTCAAAATTATGAGGAAGTTCTTGTTGCTGCGAAGTATCAGTGGTAA
- the LOC105177257 gene encoding granule-bound starch synthase 2, chloroplastic/amyloplastic isoform X3, whose protein sequence is MASTGSFPTGVDGSALLNIANRRQHVIPILAFRPRKHVEVGGISDCNSAGFSRDLTLNLCSRLSQCCGRNGRRRRWTTQLVEATGEAAEGGESGDESDSLQATIDKSMSQVLAMQKDLLQQISERKKLVSSIKNSIIDQEGSKQRYLESDVPISIVDAAASKDAELGKDLPGNGTSFAARPQQHLEATTSGDVQSEKVPSMPLKFSMTPNLEPSSSNGSYNMESKNTTEVRISDTKTSMEEDSNKKLKDTTVKTAILSDRPSCAEDEKHEDVKESSSVDANAELDDPSNEDVKPPPLAGVNVMNIILVAAECAPWSKTGGLGDVAGALPKALARRGHRVMVVAPRYSNYPEAQDSGVRKRYKVDGQDMEVNYFQAYIDGVDFVFIDSPIFQHIEKNIYGGNRVVPWYVPCGGVCYGDGNLVFIANDWHTALLPVYLKAYYQDNGLMKYTRSVLVIHNIAHQGRGPLDDFSYVDLPPHYLDLFKLYDPVGGDHFNIFAAGLKTADRVVTVSHGYAWELKTSEGGWGLHEIINENDWKLRGIVNGIDTEDWSPELDVHLQSDGYVNYSLDTLQSGKPQCKAALQKELGLPVRADVPLIGFIGRLDQQKGVDLIAEAVPWMMGQDVQLVMLGTGRPDLEQMLRQFEGQYNDKVRGWVGFSVKTAHRITAGADILLMPSRFEPCGLNQLYAMRYGTIPVVHAVGGLRDTVQPFNPFEESGLGWTFARADGNELMHALGNCLLTYHQYKESWEGLQKRGMLQDLSWDSAAQNYEEVLVAAKYQW, encoded by the exons ATGGCTTCAACAGGATCCTTCCCCACTGGAGTCGACGGTTCTGCACTCCTTAACATTGCGAATCGTCGTCAACACGTGATTCCTATACTTGCATTCCGGCCAAGAAAGCATGTAGAGGTTGGGGGTATTAGTGATTGTAATTCAGCTGGGTTTTCGAGAGATTTGACTTTGAATCTTTGTAGCCGATTATCTCAGTGCTGTGGACGCAATGGCAGACGACGCAGGTGGACGACCCAGCTTGTAGAAGCCACGGGGGAGGCAGCTGAGGGAGGTGAAAGTGGTGATGAGTCAGATTCTTTACAGGCCACAATTGACAAGAGCATGAGCCAGGTTCTTGCGATGCAAAAAGACCTTTTACAACAG ATTTCTGAAAGGAAGAAATTGGTCTCATCAATAAAGAATAGCATAATTGATCAAGAAGGCAGTAAGCAGCGATATCTGGAGAGTGATGTCCCTATTTCCATTGTTGATGCTGCTGCATCTAAAG ATGCAGAACTTGGAAAAGACCTTCCTGGCAATGGAACTTCCTTTGCTGCCCGTCCCCAACAACACTTGGAAGCCACTACCTCTGGAGATGTTCAATCTGAGAAAGTGCCTTCTATGCCTTTGAAATTCTCTATGACACCCAATCTAGAGCCTTCTTCAAGTAATGGTTCGTACAACATGGAATCAAAGAACACTACGGAGGTCAGAATATCTGATACAAAGACTTCCATGGAAGAAGATTCAAACAAAAAGCTGAAGGATACTACTGTAAAGACAGCCATTCTATCTGATAGACCATCATGTGCGGAAGATGAAAAGCATGAAGATGTGAAGGAGTCAAGTTCAGTAGATGCAAATGCTGAACTTGATGATCCCTCAAATGAAGACGTGAAACCCCCTCCACTGGCTGGGGTCAACGTTATGAACATAATATTGGTTGCTGCTGAATGTGCTCCTTGGTCTAAAACAG GTGGGCTTGGAGATGTTGCTGGAGCATTACCTAAGGCGTTGGCTAGGCGTGGACACAGAGTCatg GTTGTTGCACCTCGGTACAGTAATTATCCAGAAGCTCAAGATTCAGGGGTTAGGAAGAGATATAAAGTGGATGGTCAG GatatggaggtaaattacttccaGGCCTACATTGATGGTgtagattttgtttttattgataGCCCCATTTTTCAGCATATAGAGAAGAATATATATGGAGGAAATCGGGTG GTTCCTTGGTATGTTCCATGTGGTGGGGTCTGCTATGGAGACGGAAATTTAGTTTTCATTGCAAATGATTGGCACACTGCCTTACTGCCAGTCTACCTTAAGGCATATTATCAGGATAATGGGTTAATGAAATATACAAGATCAGTCCTTGTGATCCATAATATAGCTCATCAG GGTCGTGGTCCTCTGGATGATTTTTCCTACGTTGATCTTCCACCACACTACTTGGACCTTTTTAAGTTGTATGATCCAGTTGGAGGAGACCACTTCAACATCTTTGCTGCAGGTTTAAAGACTGCTGATCGAGTTGTTACTGTTAGTCATGGATATGCTTGGGAGCTAAAAACTTCTGAAGGCGGTTGGGGTCTACATGAAATCATAAATGAGAATGATTGGAAACTACGTGGAATTGTCAATGGGATTGATACAGAGGATTGGAGCCCTGAGTTAGACGTTCACCTGCAATCTGATGGGTATGTTAATTACTCCCTAGACACCCTGCAGTCGGGCAAACCCCAGTGCAAGGCAGCACTCCAAAAGGAGCTTGGCTTGCCTGTACGTGCCGATGTTCCATTGATTGGTTTCATTGGAAGACTCGATCAACAAAAGGGTGTTGATCTGATAGCTGAAGCGGTCCCCTGGATGATGGGCCAGGATGTGCAATTGGTCATGCTGGGCACAGGCAGGCCCGACCTTGAACAGATGCTTAGGCAGTTCGAGGGACAGTACAATGACAAAGTCAGAGGATGGGTAGGTTTTTCTGTGAAGACAGCTCATCGGATAACCGCTGGTGCAGATATACTTCTGATGCCATCAAGGTTTGAGCCTTGTGGGTTGAATCAGCTCTATGCAATGCGTTATGGAACAATTCCAGTTGTCCATGCTGTGGGTGGACTAAGAGATACCGTGCAGCCCTTTAACCCTTTTGAAGAATCAGGCCTTGGATGGACATTTGCCAGAGCAGACGGGAATGAACTGATGCATGCTCTTGGGAACTGCCTATTGACTTATCATCAATACAAAGAGAGTTGGGAGGGGCTCCAGAAACGAGGTATGCTGCAGGACCTAAGTTGGGATAGTGCTGCTCAAAATTATGAGGAAGTTCTTGTTGCTGCGAAGTATCAGTGGTAA
- the LOC105177257 gene encoding granule-bound starch synthase 2, chloroplastic/amyloplastic isoform X1 produces MASTGSFPTGVDGSALLNIANRRQHVIPILAFRPRKHVEVGGISDCNSAGFSRDLTLNLCSRLSQCCGRNGRRRRWTTQLVEATGEAAEGGESGDESDSLQATIDKSMSQVLAMQKDLLQQISERKKLVSSIKNSIIDQEGSKQRYLESDVPISIVDAAASKDAELGKDLPGNGTSFAARPQQHLEATTSGDVQSEKVPSMPLKFSMTPNLEPSSSNGSYNMESKNTTEVRISDTKTSMEEDSNKKLKDTTVKTAILSDRPSCAEDEKHEDVKESSSVDANAELDDPSNEDVKPPPLAGVNVMNIILVAAECAPWSKTGGLGDVAGALPKALARRGHRVMVVAPRYSNYPEAQDSGVRKRYKVDGQDMEVNYFQAYIDGVDFVFIDSPIFQHIEKNIYGGNRVDILKRMILFCKAAIEVPWYVPCGGVCYGDGNLVFIANDWHTALLPVYLKAYYQDNGLMKYTRSVLVIHNIAHQGRGPLDDFSYVDLPPHYLDLFKLYDPVGGDHFNIFAAGLKTADRVVTVSHGYAWELKTSEGGWGLHEIINENDWKLRGIVNGIDTEDWSPELDVHLQSDGYVNYSLDTLQSGKPQCKAALQKELGLPVRADVPLIGFIGRLDQQKGVDLIAEAVPWMMGQDVQLVMLGTGRPDLEQMLRQFEGQYNDKVRGWVGFSVKTAHRITAGADILLMPSRFEPCGLNQLYAMRYGTIPVVHAVGGLRDTVQPFNPFEESGLGWTFARADGNELMHALGNCLLTYHQYKESWEGLQKRGMLQDLSWDSAAQNYEEVLVAAKYQW; encoded by the exons ATGGCTTCAACAGGATCCTTCCCCACTGGAGTCGACGGTTCTGCACTCCTTAACATTGCGAATCGTCGTCAACACGTGATTCCTATACTTGCATTCCGGCCAAGAAAGCATGTAGAGGTTGGGGGTATTAGTGATTGTAATTCAGCTGGGTTTTCGAGAGATTTGACTTTGAATCTTTGTAGCCGATTATCTCAGTGCTGTGGACGCAATGGCAGACGACGCAGGTGGACGACCCAGCTTGTAGAAGCCACGGGGGAGGCAGCTGAGGGAGGTGAAAGTGGTGATGAGTCAGATTCTTTACAGGCCACAATTGACAAGAGCATGAGCCAGGTTCTTGCGATGCAAAAAGACCTTTTACAACAG ATTTCTGAAAGGAAGAAATTGGTCTCATCAATAAAGAATAGCATAATTGATCAAGAAGGCAGTAAGCAGCGATATCTGGAGAGTGATGTCCCTATTTCCATTGTTGATGCTGCTGCATCTAAAG ATGCAGAACTTGGAAAAGACCTTCCTGGCAATGGAACTTCCTTTGCTGCCCGTCCCCAACAACACTTGGAAGCCACTACCTCTGGAGATGTTCAATCTGAGAAAGTGCCTTCTATGCCTTTGAAATTCTCTATGACACCCAATCTAGAGCCTTCTTCAAGTAATGGTTCGTACAACATGGAATCAAAGAACACTACGGAGGTCAGAATATCTGATACAAAGACTTCCATGGAAGAAGATTCAAACAAAAAGCTGAAGGATACTACTGTAAAGACAGCCATTCTATCTGATAGACCATCATGTGCGGAAGATGAAAAGCATGAAGATGTGAAGGAGTCAAGTTCAGTAGATGCAAATGCTGAACTTGATGATCCCTCAAATGAAGACGTGAAACCCCCTCCACTGGCTGGGGTCAACGTTATGAACATAATATTGGTTGCTGCTGAATGTGCTCCTTGGTCTAAAACAG GTGGGCTTGGAGATGTTGCTGGAGCATTACCTAAGGCGTTGGCTAGGCGTGGACACAGAGTCatg GTTGTTGCACCTCGGTACAGTAATTATCCAGAAGCTCAAGATTCAGGGGTTAGGAAGAGATATAAAGTGGATGGTCAG GatatggaggtaaattacttccaGGCCTACATTGATGGTgtagattttgtttttattgataGCCCCATTTTTCAGCATATAGAGAAGAATATATATGGAGGAAATCGGGTG GACATTCTAAAACGCATGATTTTATTCTGCAAAGCTGCTATAGAG GTTCCTTGGTATGTTCCATGTGGTGGGGTCTGCTATGGAGACGGAAATTTAGTTTTCATTGCAAATGATTGGCACACTGCCTTACTGCCAGTCTACCTTAAGGCATATTATCAGGATAATGGGTTAATGAAATATACAAGATCAGTCCTTGTGATCCATAATATAGCTCATCAG GGTCGTGGTCCTCTGGATGATTTTTCCTACGTTGATCTTCCACCACACTACTTGGACCTTTTTAAGTTGTATGATCCAGTTGGAGGAGACCACTTCAACATCTTTGCTGCAGGTTTAAAGACTGCTGATCGAGTTGTTACTGTTAGTCATGGATATGCTTGGGAGCTAAAAACTTCTGAAGGCGGTTGGGGTCTACATGAAATCATAAATGAGAATGATTGGAAACTACGTGGAATTGTCAATGGGATTGATACAGAGGATTGGAGCCCTGAGTTAGACGTTCACCTGCAATCTGATGGGTATGTTAATTACTCCCTAGACACCCTGCAGTCGGGCAAACCCCAGTGCAAGGCAGCACTCCAAAAGGAGCTTGGCTTGCCTGTACGTGCCGATGTTCCATTGATTGGTTTCATTGGAAGACTCGATCAACAAAAGGGTGTTGATCTGATAGCTGAAGCGGTCCCCTGGATGATGGGCCAGGATGTGCAATTGGTCATGCTGGGCACAGGCAGGCCCGACCTTGAACAGATGCTTAGGCAGTTCGAGGGACAGTACAATGACAAAGTCAGAGGATGGGTAGGTTTTTCTGTGAAGACAGCTCATCGGATAACCGCTGGTGCAGATATACTTCTGATGCCATCAAGGTTTGAGCCTTGTGGGTTGAATCAGCTCTATGCAATGCGTTATGGAACAATTCCAGTTGTCCATGCTGTGGGTGGACTAAGAGATACCGTGCAGCCCTTTAACCCTTTTGAAGAATCAGGCCTTGGATGGACATTTGCCAGAGCAGACGGGAATGAACTGATGCATGCTCTTGGGAACTGCCTATTGACTTATCATCAATACAAAGAGAGTTGGGAGGGGCTCCAGAAACGAGGTATGCTGCAGGACCTAAGTTGGGATAGTGCTGCTCAAAATTATGAGGAAGTTCTTGTTGCTGCGAAGTATCAGTGGTAA